The Haematobia irritans isolate KBUSLIRL chromosome 1, ASM5000362v1, whole genome shotgun sequence DNA segment taactgcatggtagtatgttggatcaactttgcattggttgtcgcaatctcaaattaattgttttgtttgttggtgcaaccgccctcgattttctttattattatgctaACCAAATTctaatattaaatgaaaatccAGATTATATtcagattttattattttgatacaagatttacaatcataataaactacgaaaataaatacaaaaggtgctaacaacaaaggcttttaaTCTACATATACgtgagatcaatttacattacaatttacaattttttataggtaatgtttgtataccaaggcatattaattaaaggtaaagtcacgagcaaacgtgtgtaccCCCCCATGATAATTATaatgtcaaactaaaatggcagatgacttaagttgacattttgtgtatgtgtagtgttgctTTCAGCCAACAATTGTTTATTACAAAGAACAAAAAGTGATTTGAAGTTAAATATATGCCTAAGGCAGACATcaatacaaaacaacaacaaaaaatggggCGAACTTTTTCCGCTACATAAGTGAACGGTATCCTTGTCTCAGTGAATTGGCCTGGGAACAATGCGTAAGTGTGGAGTGACATGTAACAAGTTGGAGGAAATAATTATGAGCTTCTTGTGTATTTTCTATTTAGGTTCCCGATTTTGGTAATCTTTATTTGGATATGAATGGCATTATTCACAATTGCTCCCATTCCGATGATACAAACATCCATCTCAACATAACAGGAGGATATGTTGAAGGACATATTCAACTATATTGACAAGttgttttttctaattaaacCACAGAAATTATTCTTTATGGCCATTGACGGTGTGGCCCCTCGTGCAAAAATGAATCAACAGCGTAGTAGACGTTTTCGTTCAGccaaggaagctgaactttggaATGATTAGCACAGAGCCTAGGTGAAGTGAGAGAACACGAACGATTCGGTAGCAATTGTATTACACCAGGAACAGAATTTATGGATCGTTTGCATGAGGCATTGCgctatttcatacaaaattattGCTGATCCTATGTGGCAGAAGTTCAGAGTTACccatcaaaaaatttggaagttcttccaaaggcacaactttaaaagaacttccagaagatgtactcccaatgatgttcttcattttaactacacaggaagttcctttcattcaattttttataacatgttttattcatatttttaattggtaatgttaaattttttgtttcaaattggttaagaactgtttaagaattcataaaatggtacaaattatttaaattttgtcgaaaaaatgctaaattcaatctgaaaaaattatgaatttttgaaaatatttgaggtcaaacgtttcagacaagcgttagaatccattaaaaattataaaaaatcataaaaattatttattatttatctttACGATATTATGAGGTATTGCTTAATTCAATTCTATTTGTTTCCGTGCAGATTTGTCCAATAAATAGTTATAGGACATAAACATATTGTCTGCATCTTCAATCTATTCTTTGGCCCCATAATATGGACACATTTTGAGTTTTTACCAACTTTAACCAAGTCTTCAATGTCCATTAAATCCAGATCATCTTTGCGCGATTCCACACGATGATGAAAGGCACAAGTTCTTTTTTGGACTCGCAATCGACAAATCGATCTGTGTTTTATTTGAATTGCCCTGTTCTCGCAATACCTCGGGATATATACACAATTGATCTCTGGATCCCAAAACCACCGCTCTCGTAAATGAGAAAGATGTCCGCTTTAATTCTTACATATCTTGCGTTAGTTGTGAATGGGTACCTCAAGTacccagtatatatattattttaggaaGACCCCAGCTACCACCCTTGGGCTTTACACGAGCAATCATTTACAGGTGCTCCGCCTAAATAGGattgttttaaaataattgGTGGCGGTGCTGTTTGTTGTATTTGCATCTTCATTTCCTCTTTTCGGGATTGCAGCCATTCCAAAGATGAACATAAGGTTTTACCGGTTCCTATgagaaagtttttgttttattggtgGTTACATTGTTATACTTTATTTTATACCCGTTGGGGATTCCAGAAAACCATTTGATCCATCTCGTAGACATATGATGACCTTTTCCATATAAGCTCTTTGAACTTCATAGGGATCCCATGATTTATTGCTATTGCATCTCTTAGATTCCTTAATGCCTCAATTCGTACACTCGAACCATAGTGT contains these protein-coding regions:
- the LOC142221390 gene encoding regulator of telomere elongation helicase 1 homolog, translated to MEKVIICLRDGSNGFLESPTGTGKTLCSSLEWLQSRKEEMKMQIQQTAPPPIILKQSYLGGAPVNDCSCKAQGW